GAATGGAAGCCCCCCGCGCGCCACGTGATGCGCGCACATGGGCGTATGAACTCCACCTCCACCGCTCCCACCACGCCAGCCCCCGCCCCCGCGCAGACGCGCGCGCATCCCGCGCTCACGGACATCAACGGCCTGCGCCTCAGCGGGATTTTCCCGCAGGGGCGCGAGCCGTCCGTGCGCACGCTGCGCGAATGGACGCGCACCCGCCGAATCCCGCATCACCGCGTCGGGCACTTTGTATATTACGACCTTGCCGAGGTCTCCGCGCATATCCGCACCCGGCTGCTCGTGCCCGCGCGCGGATAAAACCGCCCATAATACGACAGGAAATCCCAACGCCACATGCGCCATGCGTGTGGCGTTTTTATATACATCGAAAAGCCCTGCGCGAAATCCGGGCAAACCCGCGATGAAGCGCGCCGCTATTTTGATTTTATAAACGCTGGCAGGATGCGGGGTGAGGCAACAACATGAATACACAAAATAAAACCAATCCCGCCCAGTCCGCCCCAAACCCCGCCCGCGCGTCCGCCGGCGACGACGCGTTTTTCCAAAACCCCGTTGACCCCAAAGCCGAGGCCCGCGCGATGGCGGCGGAGGCCATCGCGCACGTGCTGCTGTGGATTTCCGAGGGCACCACGCTGGAGCAGCGCGGACTGCGCGCGTCCATCGTGCTGCGCCAGGTCCGCCCCGACCTCATCGGCGGCATGACGCTGGAGGCGCTCGGCGAACAGGCCGGCTGCACCCCGCAGACCGTCCACAAACTTGCGGACGATTTCCGCCAAAGCATGGGTCTCGTATCATGAACACGGATACACTTATGCCGCCCCCTGCCCAGTGCAACGTCACGCCCGCGCCCCCGGCGCGCGAGACATCCGCCTTTTTGGAAATCAACCGCCTGCACGTAGAGGCGCGGCGGCTTGCCGGCGACTCCCGCCGCTCGCTCGACGCCGCGCTGTCCGCCGCATGGCGCGCGGGGCAACTCCTCATCGCGGAAAAGGCGCGCATCCGCCGCCGCGCCGGGCAGGGAGCATGGCTCGGGTGGCTGGAAACACGTTTTCACGGCGGAGTGCGCACCGCGCAACGCTACATGCAGCTTGCCCGCCGCGCGGACACCCCGGGCGCGTTGCGCGGACTCGGCCTGCGGCAGGCGTATCTGCGGCTGGGCATTCCCATTTCGTCAAAAACTTCCGGCGAAGACCGGCGCGTCCGCCCGCCAAAGCTCCCGCCCATCGTCACGCTTGCCGCCAGACTGACACGCCTGCTGCGCCGGCAGGCGCGCCTCGGCATGGACATCCAGTTTCCCGACGACCTCCGGGTGCTCCATAGTCAACTGGCCATTTTGTTAAAAAATACGGGAACGGATACCGCCGTTTGATTTTGGTCAATTGGTTCCCCAAAAAAAGCGCATGGGTTCAATACAAGCGGGCGGTGATTTTGTATAAATAATCAGGAGATGCCCGGCAATGGGGCCGGCAATCCGGCTCACCTGTGCCAGCCAAAGCTTCAATAATTAAAGAAACGCTCCATGCCGCATGCAATGGCAGGGATGCCGGCATTTTTCTACTGTCCGCGCAATGCTTGCGTGAAGAAACCGGAGAACGTCACCGGCTTATTGTGATGCCGGAGATGAAATCCGAGGCGCGAATTGACTGGCGGAACGAAAAAAGCGGAGAACGCGGCACCTTCACCGTTCGCGGACAGAATGTGATTTTTATACACAAACAGGCAAGCTATGCCCTCCATTGGAAACAAGAGGCGCTGATGCTTTGCTTTTGCGCGGAGGATGAGGCGCAACCGCCCGCCAAAAAGAAGCCATTGGACAAGGTGCGGCACAGTCCGTTGTGGGAGCTGGCGCGGCACGATTGCATCATCATGAACGTAATCCGGTTTCTCGTTGAATCCGGTCATCATACGCAACCCGCTTGTCACGTGAGTTGCTTCGGGCATTTTTGCTCCGCCCTGGGTTTCCTCCTGCTTGACGCACTGACGCGCGGAAAGGAAAAGAAAACCGCGCCCGCAACCATGAACCCCGAGCGCCTGCAACACGTTCTGGACCACATTGACAAAAATCTGCACGGGAAGATTGCGGTAAAAACACTGGCGGACATCGCGTGCCTGAGCCGGACCCACTTCAAGCTGTTATTCAAAGCCAGCACCGGCATGCCGGCACGCGATCATATATTCAGGGAACGGATACGCAGGGCGCAGGCATTGCTCCGGCAGGGCGGCATGCGTATCTCCGAGGTGGCCGCCCTTTCCGGCTTTTGCGATCAAAGCCACCTTGACCGTTGTTTTCGCCGCTTCTGCCAGTGCTCGCCAAGGGATTTTGCTCAAAAATATCCAATCATTACTAAAAAAAGCCCGGGCATCCAATCCAAGCCCGGAAAAACCGGGCATAATGGCGGCACACTTTGACCGGATTCCGCATGACGCGAGCCGGAAAGACAAATTCCAGCCATGAAAAAACTCCCTTCCTCCCGAGGCGCTTTGATCGCGTTTCTCGCCTCGCTTTTCACCTTGCCGGAATGGGCGGCGACGACAGCCTCCGCCGCAATCACGGACGGCTCTTCATTGGGCGTTCCGCTCATTCTGGCCCAGGTTCCCTCGCAGGTTAAGACCGGCTTCCAATACGGCCTCGGCCTCCTCTTCATGATCGGCTTCCCCGAGGTCAAGGCCAAGGTCGAGGAGCGCATCAAAAACGTCCCCGCCGAGAACCGCCAGCGCGCCTTCGTGCGCGTCGCCAAGGACGAGGCCATGCGCCAGACCATGCGGCAGGGACAAGGACAGCCGCCCCCCTCCCAAGGCATCGGGGTGTGAAAGCAATTACGAATGACGAATTACGAATTGAAACCAGTGGCGCAAAGGCGCGGCTTGGAAATTCGTCATTCGTAATTTGTAATTCGTAATTATCCCGTCCCCACCATGTCCTCCGGCTCCGCGTTTGCCGACGCCATCCTGTCGCTGTCGGCGGATTCCAACGATTCGGCTTGCGTCGCGCTTTTTATGCAACTGCTGCGCGAATCGCCCGGCTTGCGCTACTGGCTCGCCACGGTGTTCCTTGAACCGCGCACACGCGCGCGCCTTGCGCGTTATCTGCGCGACAAGGAACGCCCGCCGGGGCACGCCAGCCAAGGGCGCAATTTGCTCGCATGGCTGGCCCATGCCAACACCGCGCTCGAAACCGACGCTGCCAGACTTGCGCATGCTCGCGCACCGGCTTCCGCCGCGCCCTACGGCGGGCTTACGCGCGGGCAGGTTGCCGGGCTCATCCGCCGCTGCCAATCGGGCGGCGAAGGCGATGTCGCGCTCGCCTCGTTCCTGCTTGCCCGTGCATGGTGGCAGTCTCCCGCAGGCGCGCCTCCGAATGCTTCGCTTTTGCTCCTTGGCGGCTTGTTTTTGCAGGCAGTGTTTGCCGGCGATGCCCCATCGGGGCCGCTCATTCGCCATCTCACCAAGGCCATGGAGTTTTTCCACGGGCGCCCGCGCGGCTCCATCACCCGCTCGCACTACGGCCATGCCAGTTGGTGGAAACTTTCCGTGCTGCATTACATGCTCAACCATCCCAGACCGCGCTATCGCACGCGGGATTTTATAAAACATCTGGACGCGCAAAAAATCACCGTCGATGCGAAAGACCTGCGCCGTTTCTGTAAAAGACACGGCATCGTCAGGGATACTCGCCCCGGCAGGCCAAAACTATAAACAGGTTCACTGATGTTTTTTCTTGGAAAGCAAACGGCCGTAGAAGGCGCGAAGATTGCGCGACAGGTGGCTTTGGTCGGCAAAGCCTGCCTGGGTGGCTATCTCCGACATGCGCATGCCTCCGCGTTGCAAAAGCTCCAGCGCACGATGAACACGCTGTATGAGGATGTATCGCTGCGGGGCATAGCCGGTTGACGCCTTGAATTTGCGACCGAAATGGCTCCTGCTGATGCCGGCGACACGGGCCAGTTCCCATATTTCGAAGCGCTCTGAAATATGCTCGTTTATCCAGTCATGAACGAGCTTCAGTTGCATATTCTGCAACCCCGCTGATTTTTGCACCCGCGCCTTCGCGCGTGAGCGTATTCGGATGAGTTGCGCTCCCAGAAAAATGCCGGCCACCCGCAGGTGCAACGGATGCAGCCGGTCATGCTGGCGGCAAAGCTCGGCCATGAGCAGCACAAGGCCCAAGGTCAGCAAATCGCAGGCAAGAAGCTCGCCCCAATGATGAATGGCGACATCCTTCCAGCCGTCGTTTGGCGATATCTGCGCCATAAAAGCCTCGCTGATATACAAACAGACGAGCGGGGCGGGAGCATACCATCGGAGGGAATGGGGCAGATTTTTCTCGATAAAGCACACCTGCTGGCCCGAAACCCGCCGCTTGCATTGCGAGCCGTCGGCCATGCGCCATGTAATCTCTGCATCGGAGCAGGCATCCAGCATCAAAATAAATTGATGGCGGTCGTGGACATGTTCCTCCCAATAGTGTGCGGGATGCACGGCATAGCCGATGTCAACGGATTCGTCGTTGATGCGAACAAGACAATCTCCGGCGGGGTAAGGTGGATTGCGGCATGTGGAATCGATGGATTGGGACATTCCTATTCTTTCAATTCCCGTGTCAGTTTGCGTGCAGTCTGGATGTTCGGCTGGGGCGGCGGTGTCATGCCTTCGCCAAGATAGAAGCTTGGGTGCGGCGGCTGGTTGTAGGCTGTGTTTTGCCATGCGATAGCGGTGCGATACTGGCGGTCATGCATGAGCGTGAACAGGCGGTGCCTAGTCGGGATCGTCGTGGTGTATATGCGCAACTCGCGATTGTCTTTCGTGCGCCAGATGACCTCCTCGCGCCAGTCGCCGAAAATATCACCGCTCAGGCAGGGCGTGGCCTTGGTGCCGTTGTTGGAGTCGCATTCGGCGTCAGTGAAAAGCACGTCAGATTTTTCCGTTTTCCAATTCCATTTGGAAATAGTCACATCGTCGAGAAGCTCGCGGAGGAAATCGCCATCCCACCAGAGAAGGAAGTTCTTTTGTCGTGGCATTTTTTCCGAAACGACATTGCCTTTGCAATCGTAGAGCGCGCCGCGCGAGGCCCACATTTCGTAACCGGGTGTGCGCGGGTCGATATCGGCGGCGACGCCGCGCCCGACATCACCCCACTTTTCACCAGAGCGCCCGAAAATAAGCCGGCCCGTGCGCGCGTCGCGAAACTCGATGGCCGCGTCGCGATATTGTTTCGGACCTTCGTGCACCATCCACACCTGCATGTCTTTGCCGGATGGGTCCATGACGGTGAGGTGCTGCGCGTCACCGTGGCCGAGGCCGGTCGAATAGAGCCCCTTGCCGTCATGGTCTATGGCCGCGGCACCGTAGATAAGCTCGTCGCGACCGTCGCCATCGACATCACCGACGAGCACGCTGTGCGCGCCTTGGCCGCGATAGCTTTCATTGCCGGGCGTGCCATCGTCGCTGTCAAAAACCCAGCGTTGCGTGAGCTTGCCGTCGCGCCAGTCCCAGGCGGCGATCACCGCGCGTGTATAGTAACCGCGACACATGACGAGACTCGGGCGCTGCCCGTCGAGATAGGCGACGCAGGCCAGAAAGCGATCGGAGCGGTTGCCGCGCGAGTCGCCCCAACCGGAGCCGTCTCCACCGCGCGGCGGCACGTAATCGACGGTGGCCATCGCCGCGCCGGTGCGCCCGTTGAAAACAGTCAGGTATTCCGGGCCGCTGAGGATGCGACCGCGCCCGTTGCGATAATCGGCCTTGGCGTCGCCGATGATTTTGCCCGTGCCATCAACGGTGCCGTCGGCGGTTTTGCAGGCGACCTCGGCGATGCCGTCGCCGTCGAGATCATAAACCTGGAATTGAGTGTAGTGCGCGCCGGCGCGGATGTTTCTGCCGAGGTCGATGCGCCAGAAAAACGTGCCGTCCAACTTGTAGGCGTCGAGATATACATTGCCCGTGTAGCCGTCGTGCGCATTGTCGTGCGAATTGGTCGGATCCCATTTCACGACGATTTCGTATTCGCCGTCTCCGTCGAGGTCGCCGACGGAGCAATCGTTGGCATTGTAGGTGTATGCGACGCCATCGGGTGTCGTGCCTCCCTCTGGAATACGCAGCGGAACGGGAATATATTGGCGCACCGGGGCGTTGGCCGGAAGCGTGTTGAGCACAGTCGCTGTTTTCGTATCGCCGGGCGTGTCACCGCATGGCAGCTCCTTGCCTGTGTCTCGTGAAACCGCGCGGATCGCATAGGTGTTGCTCCTTGAAAAATCCGCCGTGTCGTCGGTGAAATTCGTACTCTGGGTGAGCGGTGTTTTATTCAATTTCACGAGCACCCCGCCATCGGTCGAGCGATATATATTAAAAGCGACATCGGCCGCCTCCGTGCCGAGAAGCCGCCAACTCACAAATGCACCCGACTCCGTCGCGCGCACGGCCACGACACCACGATCGAGATTCTCCATGAGCGAGGGAGGTGACGCTTGGGCAGCAGCGGAAAAGCCGGACACGCCAAGGGCGCAACCGGTGATAACAAAGGCCCCGAGCGTTTGCAGGGATTTTATATTGAGAGACATCATAAGGGAAAAGGAACTGTGGCGGCGGGCACGGCCACGCCGCCACGCAGTGTGCGCAGAGTCACACCATCCACCCAAAGCGCGGGGATGGTCGTGGTCGAAGGATGCTCCGGGAGGCCGTGTTCGTTACGGTAGATTTGACCGATCACCAACTCGATGCCACGCGCACCGACCAGACGCGGCTGCTGGTCAAGTCCCGAGCAGGCGATATCGGGGTTTTTTGTGATATTCAGGCAGCAAAAACCGTGGGTGTCCGGGATTTTTGCACCGCACGCGCGCATCCAGTCCATCACGACGGCATCGTGACCAATCACGACGTCGGGATTGTGTTTGCGAAACCATTCCGAAAAGCCGCCGTGTTCCATTTCCGGCATGACAAGCGGATGAACTTTCGGGCGCTTGCCGGGACCGCCTTGGCCAAACCACCAGAGGTCTTCCCAACGACAAGGCAGGCGATCCTCCTCGCTTTTCTGCAATACAAGGCCGGGACGGCGATAGCCAAGCGCGCGCAGGCGCCCGATCACCAGGCGCATCGCATTGTAATGATCCGGGCAGATGTTGTGGAGCGCCGGCTGTCCCGTTTCGCAATCGGCATAAACTGCCGAGTGACGCGACCAATCATGCCCGGCCATGGTGGAACGATCTTTGACGGGCAGGAGAAGCACGCCATAGATGTCGCGTTCCTGAAGAATGGCGTCGATTGGTTGACCGCAGATCCCGTGATCGCGCGCACGAAAAATCTCGGATTTGAAACCAAGCTCAACCGCGCGATCGCCGGCGCCCTCGGCGAGTTCGCGATGATAGCTAGCAGAGCTGGGCGGACGCCCTTCGGCACCGTCAAGATCGACGATGGCCACCACGCCTTGGAAGGCGCTCCCGCACTGCCGGCGCATCCGGGACATGACCGCTCCCACCAGCGGATTGCGCTGGTAGCCTAGGGCTTTTGCGGCGGCTTGCACGCGTTTGCGTGTTTCGAGTTTGATGTTGGGATTATTGCGAAGCCCCTCGGACACGGTGCTGTGCGAAAGGCCGAGGGCACGCGCAATGTCACGGGTCGAAGGTTTTTTGGAGAATGCCAGGGTTTGCACGGGGCGGGGATTCTATTGTTGTGATGTTATCAAAACCGCGCCGCCCTCGCATACCCCCCAATATTAGGTGTTTTGTCATTGTTTTTGAAATACGCGCATGGCTTTGGCAAAGCGGGCGCCCATTTGTTGCTGCGCGTCGGCGGAGAAGTGGAGTTTGTCGCCCAAGTCCCCGAGGCCGGCGGAGTCGGCGAAGCCCACGCGGGGAACGATGTCGGGGATGCGTCGGATGGCACCGCGCACAGTGTCGGCGAAAGGATATTTTTCAGGCAGGAGAAATTCGCCGATCTGGCCAACCATGATGGGAAGATCGGGCCGGCCGAGATCGTTACGCAGATCCTGAAGCATCCGGGCAAGGCGCGTCTCGTAGGTGCCGGCGTTCTCCCGGCTGGTGGTATCGGATTCGCCTTGGTGCCAGAGCACGCCTTTGATGAGGCCGGCTTGCGCCGCGAGCCTGGCGCGACTCACGGTTTGCTCGTAATACTCGGCGCCCTTGATCCAGCGGCGAAGGGAACTGCCACCAACGGCGCAGGGCACGAGGCCAATGGTGATTTTAGGGTCCGCCGTCTTGAGCATTTCGCGGGCAAAGGGAATGCCGAGGCCGATGCCGGGCAGGGTGCGCCCCCGTTGGGGATGCAGCGGATCGCGGGCGACGAGCCACCTACCGTCGGCATGAAGTGCGAGAATTCGCGGATCATCGCTCTGGGCGTCGAGCGTCCTCCGATCGCGGCCCGCCATGTTGGATTGTCCCATCAGCAGGTAGATGTGGAAAAACTCTCTGGCCGGCGGGGTGGCGGGCGCGGCGGGTTCTCCCGTTTGCGCCAGCATGGTGCCCGCCGCAAACACGGATAGCAACGCAAGTGAACGCGAGAACATGCAAATCAATCCGGCAATGCGTGACGAATAAAGGTGATGGATCATGGCGGGACGGAGGACGCGGGTTTCAATGCCACGTGACAGTGATGGGGTCTTTGTCCGGGGCGGCGTCGATTTGGATGGCACCGGGCACAACACGGACCGGCAGTTCGCCGCCCGCGCGTTTGGCGCGCGCGGAGGTGACGACGGGTGCCTCGATAACGAGGGTGAGCGGCACATTGTAAACGGCGGGCTCGAGCGTGCTGGAAAGCACGCACACGAGACGACCCGGAATAGGGCTGGAAACAACGAGCCGGGCATTGTCGCGCTCCTTCACGTAACGGGCGACGTTGGCAAAGGTATCAACCCATATTTCGTGCGCGCGGCCTTTTACGTGACGAAAGTGGTCGCGCAGGATTTCCGGGTCGGTGAAGGCGGCGTAACCGCGGCCGATTCCGTGCGCCATGATGATGCCCCAAGCACGGTCGCGCACCTGTTTGTCCGTCCAGTTTTCGAGCCATTCGACGGTGGTTTTTCCGCCGCCCACTCCCGTCTGATAATCGCGGCTGGCAACATGGTATTTGAGCACCGCGGCCTTGGTTTCGGGCGTGGACTGGTTGAATGGAAACGCAAGGGTGAGGGGCGGGCGACCGATGCGGGTTTTGATCGCATCGAAGGCTTTGGCCAGCTCGGCGTCCACTTCCTCCGGTGCGAGCTTCGGGAGTGCGCGGTGAGACCAGGTGTGGCTGGCGATTTCGTGTCCCTGCCCCGCCATCTCGCGCAACTCGGGCCAGGTGATGCCGCCCCAGGCGCGTTTGGCATCCTGCTTGCGCTCGGCCTCCTCGATGCTCGGAGCAACATGGCCGGGAATGACAAAAAAAGTGCCTTTGAAACCGGCCTCGTTGAGCATGGGAACAGCCAATGTGTATTGGTCGCGCAGGCCGTCGTCGAAGGTGTAACTGATGGCGGCGGCGCGGTCGCCGGCAAATCTTGCGATGCGAAGCTGGGGTGGAGTGGCCCCTGACGCCGCCAGGCAGCACGCTGCAAACGCGAGTGCACATGAGGTGAGTTGTTTTGTAATATTCAATATGATACAGAGTTTTCCCCTTCCGGGTGTCTTTTATAAATCGAATTATGAAAAAAACGGACCGAGAATAGGCGCAAAAAAATGCAATGGATAAATTTTATAATATTCCGTTCGTTTGTGGAGCCCCAGTGAAATTCTGTTTTGAATCAAGTGCCCCCTCTGCGCCATGTGATGCGTCTGCGTAATATCAGTTTCATGGAACAGGGCGACCCATCGCACGCAGGGTTGGGCCATCAATCCAGCGCGCGGGAATGGTCGTGGTGGACGGCTGGACCGGGATGCCATATTCGTTGCGATGGAGTTGCGCGATGAGCAGCTCGATGCCGCGCGCGCCGAGCAATCGAGGTTGGAGATCCAAGCCGGCGCAGGGGACATCGGGATTCATCATCGTGTTAAGGCAGCAATAGCCGTGGGTTCGCGGGATCCTTGCGCCCGCCTCGCGCATCCAGCCCATGACCTCGGCACGGTGACAAAGCACGACGTCGGGGTTGTGTTTCTTGAACCACTTGGTGAAGCCTTTTTGTCCGATATCGCCAGGCAGGTGAACGGGGATCTTCACTCGGGGCGTGCCAATGTGGGTTTGATACGCCCAATGCGCAGCCTCCCAGAGGTGCAGGAGGCGTTCGTCATGATGACGCTGGAGCACAAGACCGGGGCGTTTGTAACCGAGCGCGCGGAGCTGCCGCAGGGCCATGAGCATAGCGCGGAAATGATTCGGGCAAATGCTGTGCAGCGCGGGATGTTCAATCACGCAATCAGTGTAAACGCCGGCATAGCGCGTCCAGTCGAGCGGGGTGACGTCGGGATTATCGCTCACGGGCAGGAAAAACACGGCGTGGATGCCGCGCGATTGGAGAATCGTGTCGAGACGCCGCGTAGTCATGCCCCCATGTCCGACGATGAAAACCTCGGCCCTGAAACCGAGCTCGGCCGCGCGGTCGATGGCCCCCTTGGAGAGTTCGCGATGGTAATACGCCTGTGAAGGCGGGCGGCTTTCGGGGCCATCAAGGTCAACGATGGCAATGACACCGAGAAGGACGCCCGCGCGCGAGCGGCGCATCTCGGACATGAGCACGCTGGCGAGCGGGTTTTTGCGGTAGCCGGCAGCCTGGGCCGCGACACACACGCGCCGGCGCGTTTCGGCGTTGACACGCGGGGTGTCGCGAAGCGCCTCCGACACGGTAGTGTGCGAGAGGCCCAGCACGCGCGCAAGGTGACGGATTGATGGAGTTGCCGGGATCACCCAAAATTGGATTTAATTACAAAAACATTATAAAGATCGGGAACGGAGCAATTTGTAATACTGCCTGGGGTTATTTCAGCCTTTCATAGAACTCGACTTCGATAATGCTTAGCGTGGCGCTTCCGCCGTGGCCGGCGCCGGTAGATGCGTTTTCCTTGTTGGCAACCTCCGTGATCGCAAACGCGTCACGCGCTTCCGAGTCACCGATTAGCTCAATGCGTGCGAGCGTGCCCGCGGCACGCGCGGACAATGGCAACGTCACGTAGCCGAGATTTTTCGCCGTCAGGCCGCGGAAAACCTCGTTTCCATCCAGCGTCACGCGCACCGGATAACTGCGCTGGCGCCATCCGGTGAGCTTAAGCGTGACCTCGCTGAGCAGGGCAGAACGAGCCAGTGTGTATTCTATCCACGCGGATGCCTTGTCATTCGAACTCGCCCACGAGGTGGTTTCGTCGTCATCGAAGCTTTTCGCCGCATCTATTTCGTTCGAGCCAGCGCGCGCGGAGGAGATTTCGATGGGCGTGCGCGTGATTTTATACGAGGGCATCACGGGCGTCGGGCCGCGATCGGCGATTGCGATGGTATCAACAGGTGCGACCGGCGCGAGGCCATTGGCCGACGCCACCTCGACGGATTTGAGGGTGAGAGCGGCAGGCTTGAGCGAGCCGGATTTTGCGCGGAGGGTGATCGCGCCCGGCTCGCGCGTGGTGCGGACGAGCACACGGTTCACGCCACATTCGACAGGAAGTTTTTTGGCAAGTATATAATTGCCCGGCCCCTGTGCGATGCCGCCGCGCCACTCGGCGGGGCCTTCGAGCGCAAACTCCACCAGGTCGAGCGCGGTGGGGCAACGGCGGCCTTCGCTATCGATAACTTCGACTTCGACGAGCAAGAGGTCGTGTCCGTCGGCCTTGTATGTTTCCTTGCCGATGTTTTTCAGGCGCAACGCGGCAGGCGCTCCGGTGGTCAGCAGGGCCGTCTCGGTGATTTTAGTGCCGTTGGCATCGTAACCGACAGCACGGAGTTCGCCGGCTTGCCAAGTGACGTTTTCGAAGGTGTGGAGGAACCGACTGCTTTGCGCGCTACGTCCGAGGGATTTGCCATTGAGAAAAAGTTCCACGGCTTCGGCGCTGGAAACCACATGGACGGCTTTCACGGTGCCGGGCGCGTAGTTCCAGTGGCCAATGATGTGCGTGCGGATATTTTCAACGTCCACCCAGCCGTCCCACATGACTTGATGCGCGAAGAAGCCATCCTTCGGAATGCGCATGGCATCAACCTCGCCGCTGCGGCGGTAATTCTCAGCGCCGCGGTGATGCGTATTGGAATCGGAGAAAACAATATTCACACCGCCGCTGCTCACGCGTTTTCCCGTGCCGGGGCGTTCGCGCCAGTAGTCATGCCAGCGAACAACGTTCTCGATGGCGTGCGAGTCCCGGTTGCGGTTATAGGAGCTCGCGTTCTGGCCGTTGTGGAGCGGGCCGTCGCCGTCCTTGTGGAAGGGCGGCGAAAATTCGTCCCAGTATTTGCGCAATCCCTCGTCGCGCGAATATTCCATGGCCCAAAACGGAATGCGCGCGCTTTTGTTTATATAAAGCATGTGCCCGCCGTATTCGGCTACACGGCTGTTGAGCATATCGCGGCTGCCGCTGGCGCGCCCGCC
This genomic stretch from Termitidicoccus mucosus harbors:
- a CDS encoding DUF4982 domain-containing protein; translation: MSPARILCIIAGLLFTHSAFAGRESYNLNLDWLLHVGDPADAGAKRFDDSRWKLVTLPRAWNEDDAFRKDIKDHSTGIAWYRKHFTLTAGQLKDAKVFIEFEGVRQAAEVYINGKRAGLSENGVMSFGFDITPHVVAGGNVVAVRTDNAWDYREKATRQRYQWADKNFNANYGGITKNVRLHVTGKLYQTLPLYSNLQTTGVYIYATDFDIASHAATIHAESEVRNETGGTQTFLYTMEIPALGLKASASVPTTLARGKTAIVKASVRAANIDFWSWGHGTLYDVRTTLLVDGKPSDTVITRTGFRKTEFANGMVKLNDRVIQMHGYAQRTSNEWPAIGASVPAWLSDYSNGLMVASGGNLVRWMHITPWKQDVESCDRVGLIQAMPAGDSEKDVGGRRWEQRLEIMRDAIIYNRNNPSILFYESGNNGVSEEHMTQMKTLRDKYDPHGGRASGSRDMLNSRVAEYGGHMLYINKSARIPFWAMEYSRDEGLRKYWDEFSPPFHKDGDGPLHNGQNASSYNRNRDSHAIENVVRWHDYWRERPGTGKRVSSGGVNIVFSDSNTHHRGAENYRRSGEVDAMRIPKDGFFAHQVMWDGWVDVENIRTHIIGHWNYAPGTVKAVHVVSSAEAVELFLNGKSLGRSAQSSRFLHTFENVTWQAGELRAVGYDANGTKITETALLTTGAPAALRLKNIGKETYKADGHDLLLVEVEVIDSEGRRCPTALDLVEFALEGPAEWRGGIAQGPGNYILAKKLPVECGVNRVLVRTTREPGAITLRAKSGSLKPAALTLKSVEVASANGLAPVAPVDTIAIADRGPTPVMPSYKITRTPIEISSARAGSNEIDAAKSFDDDETTSWASSNDKASAWIEYTLARSALLSEVTLKLTGWRQRSYPVRVTLDGNEVFRGLTAKNLGYVTLPLSARAAGTLARIELIGDSEARDAFAITEVANKENASTGAGHGGSATLSIIEVEFYERLK